Below is a window of Conger conger chromosome 16, fConCon1.1, whole genome shotgun sequence DNA.
GCGTGTGCGAGAGCTAACACGTCTGTGACTGGATCTGTCCCCAATTTGTCCACAAAGTATTACTCCactgtcctaataacacaataacttgaGACATTAGGTGCTATAAAACAACTACGCTTgtacattgaaaacgggtctgagTGACCGATACTGGAGCCAACAGCAGGGGCGCCagtgagcaccgtctctcagcaCGACCAGGAAACGGGCTTCAAACAAGAAGCCCGGTTTTGGCTCATTGGTGTCCAGAATTATGACATCGCAATACTAGCCAGAGGTGTCAacagtgtgacatcacagaactAGCCAGCAGTGGTCTTGCtgaatgacatcacaatgcTAGCCACTGGTGTTAACAGTGTGACATCATAGTACAGTCCTCTTGTCATGGCATTAGCCCAGAGGTGTTTGTAAAGACGGGCAGTCCGGTCTGGTTTAGGGGCAACACAGGACGGTTGAGCTCCTGTGCAGTCTCTCACCCcaatcgcacacacacgctcacacacacacacacacacacacacacacacacacacaaaacacaaaaaacagcagCCCCAAAACACCACTCTCCCATATCGACTGGAATTATGGGAAGGTTCTCCTCCTGTTGATGatttttcctcctcctctctcatttGTATTGCCACTGTAATTGTGTACTTTAAAATggtgtaaataaatgaatgagtaCTTGTACCTTTTAACTCCGCTGTTAAGACGTTCTTTATTTCCGGCGTGCATTTAaactttgcgtgtgtgtgttctccggATCCCAGAGTGAATCAACctctcaatgtttttttggaaatgGCAAATCTATATATATCTTTTTCAAACACTGCACTTCCCTGATTGTGGATTGAAAGTAAAGACATTTTTCGAAATCTAAACAATGTGCTAAAATTCAGCATAGGCATAAACCTATCAATCTCCAGTTTTACTGAAACATTTCTTAACCATATTATTCTCAGTTATCCTTATCCcaaattaaatgtgtaaatCTAGAAATGTTTGAACTCATAGCAAGATATTACTTATTTTTGCTTCTGTAATAGATCTaaagataaatacatttaatttaattaaatagtaattttattacaaataaatatctCTACATTTTCTAGCATGTAATACACTTTTAGTAATGGTCTATTTTGTGGTTAGCTGGTTATGTGTGTGACTTGAAGTATGTGGTCGGAAACTAAAAGCAGTTTGAacagtagggggcgctgtttcaCACTTCCCAACCCAGACAGTCACTGTGCCTGGTGCATCTTGATTTCCAGTTGTGCTTTTTTCCCTCATTTTTCGTGTGACAGTTAATATTTCACACAGTCCTACCCTGGCAGTTCAGAGTGCTGTATTCAGCTGCCAGCTGATGGTCCACATGCTGTTATGCCCAAGGAATTAAGATCACTGCGTCTCACTTAAACACAAGTCTTAATATTGAGCTCCTCTTCAACGATGGACACAATTCAGTGCCACATGCTGCCTATCACTGGCTGATTTAGTATAAGTAAATCGATATTCAGTGTTAATATTAGTCTAATTCTTTTGTGATTAAATTCCTTGTCACCTTCCTTGGAACCTTACAAACCTCAATCGCAATTACACTTTTATGCCTTCATCAAATTAGATGCCCAGAAGATAATGGACTAGAACAGTTCAACGAAATGGTGCTAATCGTAGTCATCTGAACCGTTCTAGTTATTCATGTTTAATTCATCGTTTCCAGAAATATTCAAGCAATGTTGTAAGGGgactcaaataaaatgttttgtttttttttccttcataagCTGTTCAATGTTCTGTGCTCCACCTCCTTCCTGTGTGAAGGTGGAAACTCAGTGGCAGTTCGTTGTGTCCTTGCTGTGACGTATGGGGAAGTTGGCATCAGTAACCAGCCATGTACTGGTTTTTGATATTGatatatccccccccccccccccccattagcACAGCTCTCCAGTACCACCCTGTGCCAGGAGAACTCCAGCTGGATAGAGGTACAATATTGCAGATTAATGTTAAGTCTGCTCTGTGCTTCCTGTATAAATTCATCCGCTTTGTGCTTCAGTGGTCCCTTTCATAACGCTGAGAATGCATGAGGCTGGAATTACCCCGGACACGTAGCGTTCGCATAGCGTTAGCGTAGCGTTCGCGTAGCTTTAGCGTTAGTGTAGCGCTTGCGTAGCGTTCGCGTAGCGCTCGCGTAGCATTAGCGTAACGTTAGCGTAGCGCTCGCGTAGCTTTAGCGTAGCGCGCCAGTCAGTTTTGCTTGGTATCGTGTGTACTCTGGTAGCGGGCTGGTCTGTGGCTCGGGTAATGGCTGTGATCCACAAGCACGGTTGTGTCAGAAAGAACCGAGCTCCATCGCTACGCGAAAGCTCCGATGTCCGGTGTAATTCCGCCGTAAGTTGAGGTCCCTTTCCGTCTAAAAAAAACTGCGCCGGCATTCCTCCTAGTCATCCTCCGCCCCCCGTTCGTGGTCACGGGGCGTCCTCCTcctgccggggggggggaagggggggtcaCAGGCAGGTTTCGGAGCTGCTGTCCCCGCCTCTCCACCAGTCCTCCCTCAGGAACCTCTCCACCTCCGCGCAGTCCACGTGGATGCTGATTGGCCGCGTCTCCCAGAGGAGGCGTTCCCGCCGCGCCTCCTCCCGCCCCCGCTCCGTCAGCGGCTCCGTCTCCCCGGCGACCACCGCCAGctcccggccccgccccccgatGAACAGGAAGTTGCCCACGGCCAATATCAGGGCGGACAGCACCACCAAACTCCCGGCCATCAGGAACGCGTACATGTAGCTCCCCGTGCTGTCCAGTAACAGccctgtgggagagaggagaggcactGGGCACTGGGCACTGGGCACTGGGCACAGGGCATGTAGACTAggggctaaggtgcatgaccgggacccggaaggttggtagttcaatcCCCactgtagccacgataagatgcgcacagctgttgggcccttgagtaaggcccccatcattgctccaggggggattggcccctgcttagtctaatcaatgaagttcctttggataaaagcatcatctaagttacaaattattattacattggCCACCTTTGTGGAAAGAACTTTGTGGAAATTTTTTTGTTCGCTTGTTCACCACCACTGCTGAGGGCAAAGGTCAGCTCAAAAAGTGCATAAGATGAGGCTGGTATTAATCTAAACTCTGAACTCTGAATATTATGGAAGTTCCTGCCCGGTGATCAACACAGGCCGTATTACAGAAACTTCCTTTCTTAAGGCCGAAGTTTAAATGACAATAGTGTAATAACAGTGTAATTCATTCCCGGATTTCAGAGTTAGGTTGTTTCTGTAATATCACCCCAGGTTGATAAAATAGGATTCAGAATAAAAGTGAAGTGCTGAACAATTTGTGCCAAAAGCAggtccattttatttattttttacttggcTTGACTTCCATTTTGTTTACCTTCATGTATGGATTCCTCAGTCTCTCTAAACCCTTATTCTACCAACCTCGGAGGCGGTGGCCCAAGCGCAGAGACCCAGGGGGCAGGAGCCCATACCTGCAGAGGGGGGCCCCACCAGCACGGCGATGGCCTCCACCAGCAGCACCAGTCCGATGGCGCTGGAGAACTTGTCGGTGCCCACCAGGGCCATCAGGACCTCGAACTGCAGCGCGCCCACCATCCCGTACGAGACGCCGAAGAAGACGCAGAACACCACCAGGTTGGCGTAGCTGGCGCACATGGAGCCCACCAGGTCGGTGGTGCCGTTGAAGAGCACGGCGAAGCTGAACAGGTAGACGCAGCGGGGCCTCACCCACCGGAGCCCCGCCACCACCCCGCAGGTGGGCCGGGCGAAGATGTCGATGAAGCCCAGGATGGTGAGCAGCAGCGCGGACGACGTGTCGGTGTTGCCCAGCGCCTTGGCGAAGCTCACCACGAACACGGGCGGGATGAAGAGCCCCAGCACCATGGTGGACACGCCCAGCGTGTACACCAGGAAGCCGCGGTTCCTGAACACGCTGAAGTCCAGCAGCTTCGCCGGCGGCCGCTTCTTCCcgccgggccccggggccgaCGGCTGGCCCCGCCGCGGCTCCAGGGGCCTCATGAGGGCCCCGCAGACGCAGCAGTTGAGCAGCACGCCCCCCAGGATGAGGAAGCCGCCCCGCCAGCCGAAGTGGTGCTGCAGGGCCTGGCCGAACGGCGACAGGCAGCACAGGGCCACCGGGCTCCCTGCCGCCGCCAGGCCGTTGGCGAGGGGCCGCCGCTCGCTGAAGTACCGGTTCAGCATGATGAGGGACGGCTGGAAGTTCAGGGCCAGGCCCAGGCCtggaagaggagaggaacacGATCGGGACGCTGAGGCACGCTCGGGAACAAGTTAATCGCGGCAAACGGTCCTGTCATTAAAACGCCGCTAGTCTAAAAACGGACGACTGATTTTAAGAGCTGACGGCAGGGTGTGGGTACGACTTAGGTTAAGATTTAAGTTGCGACTTGGATTTTCGAaatcttcattttattttgaatatataaATTTCAATGTTAACAATACA
It encodes the following:
- the LOC133115100 gene encoding monocarboxylate transporter 4-like — protein: MGGAAVDQGPGRVQAPDGGWGWAVLFGCFVITGFSYAFPKAVSVFFKELIQEFGVGYSDTAWISSILLAMLYGTGPLCSVLVNRFGCRPVMMVGGLFAALGMILASFSTTIVHIYLSTGIITGLGLALNFQPSLIMLNRYFSERRPLANGLAAAGSPVALCCLSPFGQALQHHFGWRGGFLILGGVLLNCCVCGALMRPLEPRRGQPSAPGPGGKKRPPAKLLDFSVFRNRGFLVYTLGVSTMVLGLFIPPVFVVSFAKALGNTDTSSALLLTILGFIDIFARPTCGVVAGLRWVRPRCVYLFSFAVLFNGTTDLVGSMCASYANLVVFCVFFGVSYGMVGALQFEVLMALVGTDKFSSAIGLVLLVEAIAVLVGPPSAGLLLDSTGSYMYAFLMAGSLVVLSALILAVGNFLFIGGRGRELAVVAGETEPLTERGREEARRERLLWETRPISIHVDCAEVERFLREDWWRGGDSSSETCL